A region from the Branchiostoma lanceolatum isolate klBraLanc5 chromosome 2, klBraLanc5.hap2, whole genome shotgun sequence genome encodes:
- the LOC136427553 gene encoding kelch-like protein 42 — MDPQDENLKPTDNTDFFLLVEDKRIPADRDMLVKSSSYFRAMFSSGMRENCQNFVELHGLTSPSVRALVNLLQTSQLSLKDTDIEDFIATANFLQVQKAIDYVKSHLDAHTCVDVLNIAEIYCIGDLEEAAYSFLVDNYFDVFRKGQYERLREEQQTQVRELRKSIKSYICAIVEYDEASADTPRKTRHLYYHDDKEDVFRPYKTVDCRVPKSSYGAAVLDNNLYIVGGYVDTGGSTEQPVRSGFRFDPMTRQWHEIKSLQQARAAFTLAATDTHLYVIGGKAEVDLFTVERYDPKDDTWTYVAPLPRPVTPEAATACMGDVYVAESAARFMSPGRLLKYCTGQGEWTDLGKIPYRLQCDSDMVSFADFVVLIGSHAIKSYNITSGEWYTMMRPMGGGYTKNRFDHVVYDGDIFFVGRVTTQRCTPSRGVWDCLAGVPGCGYRKAFVLKLKRLLPFPDEVYGGYEAGIRKATNL, encoded by the exons ATGGATCCTCAAGATGAAAACCTCAAACCTACAGATAACACGGACTTCTTCCTGCTGGTTGAAGACAAAAGAATCCCGGCGGACAGAGACATGCTTGTCAAGTCAAGCAGCTACTTCCGGGCGATGTTCTCCTCTGGGATGAGGGAAAACTGTCAGAACTTCGTCGAGCTTCACGGGTTGACGTCACCAAGTGTACGCGCTCTAGTCAACCTGCTCCAAACATCACAGCTGTCTCTGAAAGACACAGACATCGAGGATTTCATAGCCACGGCAAATTTTCTACAGGTACAGAAAGCCATAGATTACGTCAAGTCACACCTTGACGCACACACCTGCGTTGACGTGCTGAACATTGCGGAGATATACTGTATTGGCGACCTAGAAGAAGCTGCCTACAGTTTCTTGGTAGATAATTATTTCGATGTCTTTAGAAAAGGACAATATGAAAGGCTGAGAGAAgagcagcagacacaggtgcGAGAACTTAGGAAGAGCATCAAAAGTTACATCTGCGCCATAGTTGAATACGACGAGGCGAGCGCAGACACCCCAAGAAAAACGCGGCATCTTTACTACCATGACGACAAAGAAGATGTTTTCAGACCTTATAAAACGGTTGACTGCAGGGTACCAAAGTCTTCATACGGAGCTGCCGTTCTGGATAACAACCTGTACATTGTGGGAGGGTATGTAGATACCGGCGGGTCTACAGAGCAACCCGTCCGCTCCGGGTTTAGGTTCGATCCCATGACGCGGCAATGGCACGAGATCAAATCTTTACAACAAGCGCGAGCCGCGTTTACGCTTGCGGCTACGGATACACACTTATACGTCATTGGCGGGAAGGCCGAAGTGGATCTGTTCACAGTGGAAAGGTATGATCCTAAGGACGACACTTGGACTTACGTCGCACCACTACCGAGACCTGTGACACCGGAGGCTGCTACAGCTTGCATGGGAGACGTGTATGTCGCAGAGAGCGCGGCTCGGTTCATGAGCCCCGGCAGGCTGCTGAAGTACTGCACGGGACAGGGCGAGTGGACGGATCTGGGGAAGATCCCATACAGACTGCAGTGTGACAGCGACATGGTGTCCTTTGCAGACTTCGTCGTTCTGATCGGCAGCCATGCTATCAAGAGTTATAACATCACCAGTG GAGAGTGGTACACTATGATGCGACCAATGGGAGGAGGTTACACCAAAAACCGTTTTGATCACGTCGTCTACGACGGAGACATCTTCTTTGTGGGGAGGGTGACGACCCAGCGCTGTACCCCCTCCAGAGGCGTGTGGGACTGTCTGGCGGGAGTTCCCGGATGTGGGTACAGGAAGGCGTTTGTGCTGAAGTTGAAGAGACTGTTGCCATTTCCAGACGAGGTGTACGGCGGTTACGAGGCCGGAATTCGAAAAGCTACGAACTTGTAA